From Bacteroidia bacterium:
GCTTCATAGTTTTTATTCTCTTCTGGCGTAAGTTCAATCTCGGCTTCAGGGTTCTGCTGGGCCTGCTGAATCTCGTTATAGCGCTGCACGTCAAAGCCTTGTTCTTCTACTGCGCCTACCATTTTCTGCTGTGCCTCCTGATTAACGGATTGCACTTCCTGGAATGCCGCAGCAAACTGTTCAATTTCCTTCTCAGAAACTTCCTTCTGGGTCTCCGTCTGGGCGAAACCAGCCGTAGCACCAAAAAGAATAATCATTAATAAACTCGTGATCTTTTTCATT
This genomic window contains:
- a CDS encoding DUF4168 domain-containing protein, whose protein sequence is MKKITSLLMIILFGATAGFAQTETQKEVSEKEIEQFAAAFQEVQSVNQEAQQKMVGAVEEQGFDVQRYNEIQQAQQNPEAEIELTPEENKNYEAVVQELGTIQTEAQKKMEEKIEEHGLSIERYQEIASQMQRDPELQKKLQEHMQG